One window of the Clostridium sp. MB40-C1 genome contains the following:
- a CDS encoding DUF1048 domain-containing protein encodes MLLTWKLRIVRLKEQKKLNPRNSMIYKSITKYIQNSTLTSYQKEEALQQIMDMILQAQIENKNINAFIGNDLEEFCDSIINEYSLNLSFIYKTLDFMQSYMILTFSILFIPLIIKGFFSDFSFDLSTSIDNFIIISIITLFSLHLFRRDLQKNAFIAPLPLKYSISANNYHGKGIFAYIILFFAYGISKNYLSNNFGIDLSSQYIYLFNNKLFLLILFIIVSSIQIYKNYFNRQKS; translated from the coding sequence ATGTTATTAACTTGGAAATTAAGAATAGTAAGATTAAAAGAACAAAAAAAATTAAATCCTAGAAATTCTATGATTTACAAAAGCATAACAAAATATATTCAAAATAGTACTTTGACAAGCTATCAAAAAGAAGAAGCTTTACAACAAATCATGGATATGATTCTTCAAGCTCAGATAGAAAACAAAAATATAAATGCATTTATAGGAAATGACCTGGAAGAATTTTGTGATTCTATTATAAATGAGTATAGTTTAAATCTAAGCTTTATATATAAAACGTTAGATTTCATGCAGAGTTATATGATTTTGACATTCTCAATATTATTTATTCCTCTAATAATAAAAGGTTTTTTTAGTGACTTTAGTTTTGATTTATCTACTTCAATAGACAATTTCATAATTATAAGCATTATTACTCTTTTCTCGTTGCACTTATTTAGAAGAGATCTGCAAAAAAATGCTTTTATAGCCCCCCTTCCTTTAAAATACTCTATAAGTGCTAATAACTATCATGGTAAAGGAATATTTGCATATATAATTTTATTTTTCGCATATGGAATATCAAAGAATTATCTCTCTAACAACTTTGGTATAGACCTTTCTTCACAATATATATACCTATTTAACAATAAATTATTTTTGCTTATTTTATTCATTATAGTCTCAAGTATACAAATATATAAAAATTACTTTAATAGACAGAAATCCTAG
- a CDS encoding PadR family transcriptional regulator translates to MANTTQMLKGLLEGCILNIISKNETYGYEICEKLFKYGFEGTTEGSVYPILIRLEKKNLIYSTMKKSPLGPMRKYYYLSELGQEELKNFIFSWNEIKQCINNVLED, encoded by the coding sequence ATGGCAAATACAACTCAAATGTTAAAAGGCTTGTTAGAAGGATGTATTTTAAATATAATTAGCAAAAATGAGACTTATGGATATGAAATATGTGAAAAACTATTCAAGTATGGATTTGAAGGCACTACTGAAGGAAGTGTTTATCCTATACTCATAAGACTAGAAAAAAAGAATTTAATATATTCTACTATGAAAAAATCCCCATTAGGTCCTATGCGTAAATATTATTACCTCTCAGAACTAGGACAAGAGGAATTAAAAAATTTCATATTTTCCTGGAATGAAATAAAACAATGTATTAATAATGTATTGGAGGATTAG
- a CDS encoding DNA polymerase III subunit alpha: MENTKEFCHLHVHTEYSLLDGSGKIKKLIARAKELGMKSIAITDHGAMYGCVEFYNQAIEQGIKPIIGCEIYVAAKSMYIKNVDKDNKNHHLVLLVKNEVGYKNLMKIVSKASIDGFYYKPRVDHEYLKEHSEGLIALSACLAGEVQNNLLNNNKEKAKEAAIFYKSTFKDGFYLELQYHGLEEQLRVNEMIVDLSKELDIPLVATNDVHYIKKEDDKSHDVLLCIQTGKTIDEEDRMRYEPEQFYLRSPEEMYKLFSYAPEALNNTVKIAEECNFHYKFHESKLPNFPLPEGTKHYDYLRELCYKGLKERYPQIDKSLEERLEYELNVINQMGYVDYFLIVWDFFRFSNEKGIITGPGRGSAAGSLVAYTLGITKIDPIKYNLIFERFLNPDRVSMPDIDSDFCYERRGEVIDYVVEKYGKENVSQIVTFGTMAARACIRDVGRAMNYSYVEVDRIAKMIPTVLGITIEKALEMNPELKNEYDTDTRVKELIDVAKDLEGLPRHTSTHAAGVVIASEPLVNYVPLLKNEEAIVAQFTMTTLEELGLLKMDFLGLRTLTVMRDAVELIKQDTGVKIDLDKIDFEDKNVYTMLGKGKTIGVFQLESAGMTSFMKELKPESLEDIIAGISLYRPGPMAEIPRYIKNKNNPTNIEYETPELEDILKVTYGCMVYQEQVMQIVRDLAGYSMGRSDLVRRAMSKKKHKVMEEERKNFIYGIVDENGNIEVPGCIRNGISEKSANKIYDSMMDFASYAFNKSHAAAYAVIAYQTAYLVCYYPTEYMAAMLNSVKGNSEKVAIYTRAAKNMNIDLLPPDINESFAKFTVEDNKIRFGLTAIKNAGDNVIDNIVKCRIEKGKFTSFVDFCNKVDSKFINKRMIESLMKAGAFDCFCIYRSQLLAVYEKIIDSIVTQRKRNIEGQVSLFAGFEEEFKQVEIRYPNIKEFDKKYLLAMEKEMTGIYLSGHPLQDYEEMLNNMTSIKSIDIIEDEALEEELIDEVAKHVEQQNAKVKDGQKVILGGIISEVTRKITRTNTLMAFVKLEDLYGTIEIIVFPKTLERFNELINEDEIILVKGRVTKREDEQSKVICDSIEKLIKISNKKLYILVEDEREVVNTKNELKNKILKNGGNVPVFLCTRKGRKKYMLGREFWIQEEEELLNYLVDKFGKENVKVI; the protein is encoded by the coding sequence TTGGAAAATACAAAAGAGTTTTGTCATTTGCATGTCCATACAGAATATAGTCTTTTAGATGGTTCTGGAAAAATAAAAAAACTAATTGCAAGGGCAAAAGAACTTGGGATGAAAAGCATCGCCATAACAGATCATGGAGCTATGTATGGCTGTGTTGAATTCTATAATCAAGCTATAGAACAAGGAATAAAACCTATTATAGGGTGTGAAATATACGTAGCTGCTAAATCTATGTATATTAAAAATGTAGATAAAGACAATAAAAATCACCATTTAGTTCTTTTAGTAAAAAATGAAGTGGGTTATAAGAATCTAATGAAGATAGTATCTAAAGCATCTATAGATGGATTTTACTATAAGCCAAGAGTAGATCATGAATATTTAAAAGAACATAGTGAAGGATTGATAGCTTTAAGTGCATGTCTTGCTGGAGAGGTACAAAATAATTTACTTAATAATAATAAGGAAAAAGCTAAAGAGGCAGCAATTTTCTATAAAAGCACTTTTAAGGACGGATTTTATTTAGAACTTCAATATCATGGTTTAGAAGAGCAGCTTAGAGTTAATGAGATGATTGTTGATTTATCGAAAGAATTAGACATTCCACTAGTGGCTACTAATGATGTTCATTATATCAAAAAAGAAGATGATAAATCTCATGATGTACTTCTTTGCATACAAACAGGAAAAACTATAGACGAAGAAGATAGAATGAGATATGAACCTGAACAATTTTATTTAAGATCTCCAGAAGAAATGTATAAACTATTTTCTTATGCTCCAGAAGCTTTAAATAATACGGTGAAGATAGCTGAGGAGTGTAATTTTCATTATAAATTCCATGAGTCAAAACTACCTAATTTTCCTTTACCAGAAGGTACTAAACATTATGATTATTTAAGAGAGTTGTGTTATAAAGGATTAAAAGAGAGATACCCACAAATAGATAAATCTCTAGAGGAAAGATTAGAATATGAATTAAATGTTATAAACCAAATGGGATATGTGGATTATTTTTTAATTGTATGGGACTTTTTTAGGTTTTCTAATGAAAAAGGGATAATTACAGGGCCAGGTAGAGGAAGTGCTGCAGGATCTTTAGTTGCTTATACTTTAGGTATAACTAAAATTGACCCTATAAAATATAACTTAATATTTGAACGTTTTTTAAATCCTGACCGTGTATCTATGCCTGATATTGATAGTGACTTTTGCTATGAGAGACGTGGGGAAGTCATAGACTATGTTGTTGAAAAGTATGGTAAAGAGAATGTATCACAAATTGTAACTTTTGGTACTATGGCTGCAAGAGCGTGTATAAGAGATGTTGGAAGGGCTATGAATTATTCTTATGTAGAAGTTGATAGAATAGCAAAAATGATACCTACAGTATTAGGAATAACTATAGAAAAAGCCTTAGAGATGAATCCTGAACTGAAAAACGAGTATGATACAGATACAAGGGTAAAAGAACTTATAGATGTAGCCAAAGACTTAGAAGGACTTCCAAGGCATACTTCAACCCATGCTGCAGGAGTCGTTATAGCTTCTGAACCTCTTGTAAATTATGTTCCTCTTTTGAAAAATGAAGAGGCTATAGTTGCTCAATTTACTATGACAACTTTAGAAGAACTTGGTCTTTTAAAAATGGATTTTTTAGGTCTTAGAACATTAACTGTTATGAGAGATGCAGTAGAACTTATAAAACAAGATACCGGGGTGAAAATAGACCTAGATAAAATAGATTTTGAAGATAAAAATGTTTATACTATGCTTGGAAAAGGTAAGACCATAGGTGTATTCCAATTAGAATCCGCTGGAATGACTAGCTTTATGAAGGAGTTAAAACCTGAGAGCTTAGAAGATATAATAGCTGGGATAAGTCTTTATAGACCAGGTCCTATGGCAGAGATACCAAGATATATAAAAAATAAAAATAATCCTACTAATATAGAATATGAAACTCCTGAACTTGAAGATATACTTAAAGTTACTTATGGGTGTATGGTTTATCAAGAACAGGTCATGCAAATAGTTAGAGATCTAGCTGGATATTCTATGGGGAGAAGTGATCTTGTTAGACGTGCTATGTCTAAGAAAAAACATAAGGTTATGGAAGAAGAAAGAAAGAATTTTATATATGGTATTGTAGATGAAAATGGAAATATTGAAGTTCCGGGATGTATAAGAAATGGTATAAGTGAGAAGTCTGCAAATAAAATATATGACTCTATGATGGATTTTGCGTCATATGCTTTTAATAAATCTCATGCAGCGGCTTATGCTGTTATAGCATATCAGACAGCATATTTAGTATGCTATTATCCAACAGAATATATGGCAGCTATGCTAAATAGTGTAAAAGGTAATAGCGAAAAGGTAGCTATTTATACTAGAGCAGCAAAAAATATGAATATTGATCTTCTACCTCCAGATATAAATGAAAGCTTTGCCAAATTCACTGTAGAAGATAATAAAATTAGATTTGGATTGACTGCCATTAAGAATGCAGGAGATAACGTTATTGATAATATAGTTAAATGCAGAATTGAAAAAGGTAAATTTACAAGTTTTGTTGATTTTTGTAATAAAGTAGATTCTAAATTTATAAATAAAAGAATGATAGAAAGTTTAATGAAAGCTGGTGCTTTTGATTGTTTTTGTATTTATCGTTCTCAGTTATTAGCTGTATATGAAAAAATAATTGATTCTATTGTTACTCAAAGAAAAAGAAATATAGAGGGGCAAGTAAGCTTATTTGCTGGTTTTGAGGAGGAATTTAAGCAAGTAGAAATTAGATATCCTAATATAAAGGAGTTTGATAAAAAATATTTACTAGCTATGGAGAAAGAAATGACTGGTATTTATTTATCAGGTCATCCTCTACAAGATTATGAAGAAATGTTAAATAATATGACTTCTATAAAAAGTATAGACATTATAGAAGATGAGGCCTTAGAAGAAGAACTTATAGACGAAGTTGCAAAACATGTAGAGCAACAGAATGCAAAGGTGAAGGATGGTCAAAAAGTTATTTTAGGTGGAATAATAAGTGAAGTAACAAGAAAAATAACTAGAACAAATACATTAATGGCTTTTGTGAAGCTAGAAGATTTATATGGAACTATTGAAATAATAGTATTTCCTAAAACTTTGGAAAGATTTAATGAACTTATAAATGAAGATGAGATTATTTTAGTAAAAGGTAGAGTTACTAAGAGAGAAGATGAACAATCTAAGGTTATATGTGATAGTATAGAAAAATTAATAAAAATCTCTAATAAAAAACTATATATACTAGTGGAAGATGAAAGAGAAGTTGTAAACACTAAAAATGAACTTAAGAATAAGATTTTGAAAAATGGAGGAAATGTACCTGTATTTTTATGTACTAGAAAAGGCAGAAAAAAATATATGTTAGGTAGAGAATTTTGGATTCAGGAAGAGGAAGAATTATTAAATTATTTAGTAGATAAGTTTGGAAAAGAAAATGTTAAGGTAATATAA
- the pfkA gene encoding 6-phosphofructokinase yields the protein MKTIAVLTSGGDAPGMNAAIRSVVRVGLDKGLKVMGVQRGYSGLINGEIFEMERHSVADIIQRGGTILRTARCEEFRTEAGRKKAQNILKAFGIDGLVVIGGDGSFQGARLLSKLGISTIGLPGTIDNDLAYTDYTIGFDTATNTVLDAINKLRDTSSSHERVSIVEVMGRNCGDLALYAGVAGGAESVIIPEKEFNEAELCRKILEGKLRGKLHNLVILAEGVGGAEKLAKRVQEVTGIETRATVLGHIQRGGSPTAFDRILASRMGNRAVELLIEGKSSRVVGVRNGKVFDDDIEEALSVKRKFDDELYNIANIVSY from the coding sequence ATGAAGACAATTGCTGTTTTGACAAGTGGTGGAGATGCACCTGGAATGAATGCTGCAATTAGGTCAGTAGTAAGAGTTGGTTTAGACAAAGGCCTTAAAGTAATGGGTGTGCAAAGAGGCTATAGTGGACTAATCAATGGAGAGATTTTTGAGATGGAACGCCACAGTGTGGCGGATATAATACAAAGAGGTGGGACAATTTTAAGAACAGCTCGTTGTGAAGAATTTAGAACAGAAGCAGGTAGAAAAAAAGCTCAAAATATTCTAAAAGCTTTTGGTATTGATGGCCTAGTTGTAATTGGAGGAGATGGCTCATTTCAAGGAGCTAGATTGTTATCTAAATTAGGTATATCCACAATAGGATTACCAGGTACTATAGATAATGATTTAGCTTATACAGACTATACAATAGGATTTGATACTGCTACAAACACAGTATTAGATGCTATAAACAAACTGAGAGATACTTCTTCTTCGCATGAAAGGGTTAGTATAGTAGAAGTTATGGGAAGAAATTGTGGAGATTTGGCACTTTATGCAGGAGTTGCAGGTGGAGCTGAAAGTGTAATTATTCCCGAAAAGGAATTTAATGAGGCTGAACTATGTAGAAAAATTTTAGAAGGAAAACTAAGAGGTAAACTTCATAACCTAGTTATTTTAGCTGAAGGAGTAGGGGGAGCAGAAAAACTAGCCAAGAGAGTTCAAGAAGTTACAGGCATAGAAACAAGAGCTACAGTACTTGGACATATCCAAAGAGGAGGAAGTCCTACAGCCTTTGATAGAATTTTAGCATCTAGAATGGGAAATAGAGCAGTTGAATTATTAATCGAAGGTAAGTCTTCTAGAGTTGTAGGAGTAAGAAATGGAAAAGTATTTGATGATGATATAGAAGAGGCTCTGTCTGTAAAAAGAAAGTTTGATGATGAGCTATATAATATAGCCAATATAGTATCTTACTAA
- the pyk gene encoding pyruvate kinase: MQKTKMIFTIGPTSETEEILTELIKAGMNAARLNFSHGDHEEHGVRIKTIKKLREELNKPIAIVLDTKGPEIRTKDFNGKVELQEGNTFTIYCKEEVVGDETKCSITYDDLYKDVVPGNTILIDDGLVELTVKELEGNKIHCKVVNSGVVSSKKGINVPNVSINLPALTEKDKSDLIFGCEQGIDMVAASFIRKAADVLAIRKVLEQNGGNDVQIFSKIENQEGVDNIDEIIKFSDGIMVARGDMGVEIPIEMVPVVQKMIIEKCNKAGKPVITATQMLDSMMRNPRPTRAEASDVANAIFDGTDAVMLSGESANGKYPIEAAKTMARIARTAEAQIDYEAALNKRKEQELYNVANAISLATCTTARELNVSAVITATQSGTTARMVSKYRPECPIIAVTPNDNVARNLALNWGVFPIVAKKFESTDEMIAESVNKAKEFGYVENGDLVVVAAGIPVHYSGTTNMLKVHIVGDFLVQGKGAGSIPGYGVAKVVKNAKEAFEKVENDDILVVKNLDRGYMDVLDRVAGVVSEEGGLTSHMAIECLSRGIPLICSAGGATEAIKDGSFITLDTSRGVVYSGREDL, encoded by the coding sequence ATGCAAAAAACTAAGATGATTTTTACAATTGGACCTACAAGTGAAACGGAAGAAATTTTAACAGAATTAATTAAAGCTGGGATGAATGCAGCAAGATTAAATTTCTCTCATGGAGATCATGAAGAACATGGTGTTAGAATAAAAACGATAAAAAAACTAAGAGAAGAACTAAACAAACCTATAGCAATAGTTTTAGATACAAAAGGACCGGAAATAAGAACTAAAGATTTTAATGGAAAAGTTGAATTACAAGAAGGAAATACATTTACGATTTATTGCAAAGAAGAAGTTGTTGGGGATGAAACAAAATGTTCAATAACTTATGATGATTTATATAAAGATGTAGTGCCAGGAAATACTATATTAATAGATGATGGTTTAGTTGAACTTACTGTTAAAGAATTAGAAGGAAATAAAATACATTGTAAAGTAGTAAATAGTGGAGTTGTATCAAGTAAAAAAGGAATAAATGTTCCTAATGTATCAATAAACTTGCCAGCTCTTACAGAAAAAGATAAATCAGATTTGATATTTGGATGTGAACAAGGTATAGATATGGTAGCTGCTTCATTTATAAGAAAAGCAGCAGACGTTTTAGCAATTAGAAAAGTATTAGAACAAAATGGTGGGAATGATGTTCAAATATTCTCTAAAATAGAAAACCAAGAGGGTGTTGATAATATAGATGAAATTATCAAATTCTCAGATGGTATAATGGTTGCTAGAGGAGATATGGGTGTAGAGATTCCTATAGAAATGGTTCCAGTAGTTCAAAAAATGATTATTGAAAAATGTAATAAAGCAGGAAAGCCTGTAATAACTGCAACTCAAATGCTTGATTCTATGATGAGAAATCCAAGACCAACAAGAGCAGAAGCTTCAGACGTTGCTAATGCTATATTTGATGGAACAGATGCAGTAATGCTAAGTGGAGAATCTGCAAATGGTAAATATCCTATTGAAGCTGCTAAAACTATGGCAAGAATAGCTAGAACTGCAGAAGCTCAAATAGATTACGAAGCAGCTTTAAATAAGAGAAAAGAACAAGAACTATATAATGTTGCAAATGCTATAAGTTTAGCAACTTGTACAACTGCTAGAGAATTAAATGTTTCAGCTGTAATAACTGCTACACAATCAGGAACTACAGCTAGAATGGTTTCTAAATATAGACCAGAATGTCCTATCATAGCAGTTACACCAAATGATAATGTGGCAAGAAATTTAGCTTTAAATTGGGGGGTATTCCCAATAGTTGCTAAAAAATTCGAGTCAACTGATGAAATGATAGCAGAATCAGTAAACAAAGCAAAAGAATTTGGATATGTTGAAAATGGCGATTTAGTAGTAGTAGCTGCAGGTATCCCTGTTCACTATTCAGGAACTACGAATATGCTTAAAGTTCACATAGTTGGTGATTTTTTAGTACAAGGTAAGGGTGCAGGTTCAATTCCAGGATACGGAGTTGCTAAAGTAGTTAAAAATGCAAAAGAAGCTTTTGAAAAAGTGGAAAATGATGATATCTTGGTAGTTAAAAACTTAGATAGAGGATATATGGACGTTTTAGATAGAGTTGCTGGAGTTGTATCAGAAGAAGGTGGACTTACTTCACATATGGCAATTGAGTGCTTATCAAGAGGAATACCTCTAATTTGCAGTGCTGGTGGAGCTACAGAAGCTATAAAAGACGGTTCATTTATAACTCTTGATACTTCAAGAGGTGTTGTTTATAGTGGAAGAGAAGATCTATAA
- a CDS encoding DUF1540 domain-containing protein, producing MDTKLSCGVGNCVNNINGLCSAREIKVNGEEATSSNETLCETFGERSFKNAVTNIPNMNIPGEIKQLFTQNSIEMTPKVLCDAINCNYNQDRVCNASSVQINGMQASTSQDTKCETFRQG from the coding sequence ATGGACACTAAATTAAGTTGTGGTGTAGGAAATTGTGTTAATAATATAAATGGATTGTGTTCAGCAAGAGAAATAAAAGTAAATGGAGAAGAAGCTACATCGAGTAATGAAACTTTATGTGAAACTTTTGGAGAAAGAAGTTTCAAAAATGCTGTAACTAATATACCTAACATGAATATACCTGGAGAAATAAAACAATTGTTTACACAAAATTCTATTGAAATGACTCCTAAGGTTTTATGTGATGCTATAAATTGTAATTACAATCAAGACAGGGTATGTAATGCTAGCAGTGTTCAGATAAATGGAATGCAAGCAAGTACAAGTCAAGATACAAAATGCGAAACCTTTAGACAAGGTTAA
- the rlmD gene encoding 23S rRNA (uracil(1939)-C(5))-methyltransferase RlmD, with amino-acid sequence MKNVVPVEKNKEYIVQITGEGYEGEGVARIDNYPVFIQGALLGEEVKTRVIKVKKSFAFGKLLEIIKSSKNRIEPVCSIYNKCGGCSIQHFSYEAQLEFKKNRVKDVLDRIGKLEDYTLHDTIGMKNPYRYRNKVQLPVGEEEGEVKIGFYAPRSHNIIDMRRCHIQDEIGDTVIFLTKDWMKRFNIKAYDEDKNTGLVRHIMIRSGFKTGEVMVVIVTNERKLPHKDEFVKVISENIEGITSIVQNVNSKKTNVILGEECITLYGRDYIRDYIGEFKFNISPLSFFQVNPIQTEILYSKALEYADLNGKEVVFDAYCGAGTISLFLSQKAKKVYGVEIVPQAIENAKVNARENNVTNVEFSVGKSEEIIPELIKKGIKADVVVVDPPRKGCDEKLLEAISEMKPKRIVYVSCDPSTLARDLGILEKDGYKVIEVQPVDMFPQTAHVETVCLMSKE; translated from the coding sequence ATGAAAAATGTTGTACCTGTTGAAAAAAATAAAGAGTATATTGTTCAAATAACAGGAGAAGGTTATGAAGGAGAAGGAGTAGCTAGAATAGATAATTATCCTGTTTTTATTCAAGGTGCTCTTCTTGGGGAAGAAGTGAAAACCAGAGTTATAAAAGTTAAGAAAAGTTTTGCTTTTGGAAAACTTTTAGAAATAATAAAATCATCTAAAAACAGAATCGAACCAGTTTGTTCCATATACAATAAATGTGGAGGTTGCAGTATTCAACATTTTTCTTATGAAGCTCAGTTAGAATTTAAGAAAAATAGAGTTAAAGATGTCTTAGATAGAATTGGAAAGTTAGAAGATTATACTTTACATGATACTATAGGTATGAAGAACCCTTATAGATATAGGAATAAAGTACAACTTCCTGTAGGAGAAGAAGAAGGGGAAGTAAAAATAGGTTTTTATGCACCTAGAAGTCACAATATAATAGATATGCGAAGATGTCATATACAAGATGAAATAGGTGATACAGTTATATTTCTTACTAAAGACTGGATGAAAAGATTTAATATTAAAGCTTATGATGAAGATAAAAATACAGGGTTGGTAAGACATATAATGATAAGAAGTGGATTTAAGACTGGTGAAGTTATGGTTGTTATAGTTACAAATGAAAGAAAGCTACCACATAAAGATGAATTTGTAAAAGTTATAAGCGAAAATATAGAAGGAATAACTAGTATAGTTCAAAATGTAAACTCTAAAAAAACAAATGTTATTTTAGGAGAAGAATGTATAACTTTATATGGAAGAGATTACATAAGAGATTACATAGGAGAATTTAAATTTAATATATCACCATTATCTTTCTTTCAAGTTAATCCAATACAAACAGAAATACTTTACAGTAAAGCTTTAGAATATGCTGATTTAAATGGGAAAGAAGTAGTTTTCGATGCATATTGTGGTGCAGGAACTATATCATTATTTTTATCACAAAAAGCTAAAAAAGTATATGGAGTAGAAATAGTGCCTCAAGCTATAGAAAATGCTAAAGTTAATGCAAGAGAAAATAATGTAACTAATGTAGAATTTAGTGTTGGTAAATCAGAAGAAATTATTCCAGAACTTATTAAAAAAGGAATAAAAGCAGATGTAGTAGTTGTTGATCCGCCTAGAAAGGGTTGTGATGAAAAGTTACTAGAAGCTATTAGCGAGATGAAACCAAAAAGAATAGTTTATGTTTCTTGTGATCCTTCAACTTTAGCAAGGGATCTTGGAATTCTTGAAAAAGATGGTTATAAAGTTATAGAAGTGCAGCCGGTAGACATGTTCCCTCAAACGGCACACGTGGAGACGGTTTGTTTGATGTCAAAAGAATAA
- a CDS encoding PadR family transcriptional regulator produces MRDNAKSGALTEVTFFILLALYTPNHGYGIMQFVEEKTQGRLILGAGSLYGAIKTLQERNWIMPVDDGRGRKKEYIITKIGKEIAEVELTRLKDLSSIAEEIIGRER; encoded by the coding sequence TTGAGAGATAATGCAAAAAGTGGAGCGTTAACAGAAGTTACTTTCTTCATATTACTAGCTTTGTACACTCCAAATCATGGTTATGGAATTATGCAATTTGTGGAGGAAAAAACACAGGGACGCTTAATTTTAGGAGCAGGTTCACTCTATGGTGCAATCAAAACTTTGCAGGAACGAAATTGGATAATGCCTGTTGATGATGGAAGAGGGAGAAAAAAAGAATACATTATTACAAAAATTGGTAAGGAAATAGCAGAAGTGGAGTTGACAAGATTAAAAGACTTAAGCAGTATAGCTGAAGAAATTATAGGGAGAGAAAGATAA
- a CDS encoding DUF2812 domain-containing protein, which produces MKKYYRFFGGLLDTQENWLNQMAQKGYRLVKAGKMTYYFEECQPGEYRYAVEFVAQQSYKSEKEYRHFLEELGYKVFYKNANLNFSVGKVRWRPYGRGMGQISTNPGSYNKEFFIVEKKNDGKLFELYITNLDKANYYKPLRNAWLTIAVMIFTFTVWKYIDKGFISNGAIGFGTLGILCSIPIIKYQKRISSFLADSNIEE; this is translated from the coding sequence ATGAAAAAATACTATCGTTTTTTTGGTGGACTTTTGGATACTCAGGAAAACTGGTTGAATCAAATGGCACAGAAAGGATATCGGCTAGTAAAAGCAGGAAAAATGACCTACTATTTTGAAGAGTGTCAACCTGGTGAATATCGATATGCCGTTGAGTTTGTCGCACAACAGAGTTATAAAAGCGAAAAGGAGTATCGACATTTTTTAGAAGAGCTCGGTTATAAAGTTTTCTATAAAAATGCCAACCTCAATTTTTCAGTAGGTAAAGTGAGATGGAGGCCTTATGGCAGAGGTATGGGACAGATTTCTACTAATCCTGGAAGCTATAATAAAGAATTTTTTATCGTTGAAAAAAAGAACGACGGTAAGCTGTTCGAACTATATATTACAAATTTAGATAAAGCTAATTACTACAAGCCATTAAGAAATGCATGGCTAACAATTGCTGTCATGATTTTTACTTTCACTGTTTGGAAATATATCGATAAAGGATTCATTTCCAATGGGGCAATTGGATTTGGAACATTGGGAATATTATGCTCTATACCAATAATAAAGTATCAAAAAAGAATTTCTTCATTTTTAGCAGATTCAAATATTGAAGAATAG